Proteins from a genomic interval of Arachis hypogaea cultivar Tifrunner chromosome 10, arahy.Tifrunner.gnm2.J5K5, whole genome shotgun sequence:
- the LOC112718243 gene encoding uncharacterized protein, whose amino-acid sequence MAGTLSSTLLSVDWSQPVDDMQCNKGVQISSSSTIGNFRYFTENNNLQNDEIRESLATKPYVLADITNTDTARHARMERANKLAKKKQRAIEHIPQAANSAIDCVITGNVTATLADCTLYPSIVMQTMKRDEYSNLQNNQKWILLPSNLTTQDNLRSIDNARHARMERANKLAKKRQYMGTSSPQVELVNIQKQRLIVNKENNICSNENQVNCAPRNGPFKGGRASTRDARVASCKEQASKEYLHMGDAMYICEHCFALFWYDERINKSYNTDQPKFTMCCKGGQVQLPHLPEAPKVLYELLFNNNPKSKHFRDNIRSYNSMFQFTSMGAKIDRGINTSRGPPTFILCGENYHLIGSLIPPEGNNAKFAQLYIVDSQNEVHNRMSAIRGEDNKNIDEDIVRDLKKMLDEKNVLVKAFRMVRDSMGKESNSTIKLRLLGKRGKDGRRYNLPSTDEVAALIVGDFDIDKTDRDIVVETQSERLQRINQLNPAYLGLQYPLLFPYGEDGYKEDIPLNKRHHNRGKGRQEVSMREFFAFRIQERLADGSPLLYSRRLFQQFLVDGYSMIESSRLNYIRSDQEKLRCEMYKGVKEAVLNGETTPSSCGKRIILPSSFTGGPRYMIQNYQDAMAICKVVGYPDLFITFTCNPKWPEVEDFLNNRELNPQDRPDIICRVFKAKLDTLIKDVRANKVFGRVAAVVYTIEFQKRGLPHAHILLFLHKDDKFPTAEDIDKIISAEIPDKKIDPEYFDAVEKHMMHGPCGVARKDSPCMENSKCIRHFPKKFVENTTIDDDGYPVYRRREDGKTINKSGVDLDNRYVVPHNRFLLMRYGAHINVEWCNQSRSIKYLFKYVNKGHDRVTASFYKSAADKENMDDYDEVSMYYDCRYISPCEAAWRIFGYNIHYRDPSVVRLGFHLPDEQNLIFKDNEKLDDVIREASVKESMFLGWFQANKIYSEARSLTFAEFPTHFVWKAKERVWLPRKSHAVIGRIFFVPPGSGERYYLRLLLNCVRGPTCYEDIRTIDGVVYSSFKDACYARGLLDDDKEYVEAIVEASYWGSELILTEAEIKDLTLMEIENILNKYNKSLKDFPPMPMPDTNQCNNLLYPNGMNRLICDELRYDRQKLAAEHVTYLGLLTDEQKEVYNKVITAVQTGKGGVFFLYGYGGTGKTFVWKTLASALRSRSHIVLTVASSGIASLLLPGGRTAHSRFAIPLNIDEFSTCNIKQGSALAELLIKTKLIIWDEAPMVNRFCIEALDRTMRDILRFNNKDSLEQPFGGKTIVFGGDFRQILPVIPKGSRQEIVNATINSSYLWDDCKLLTLSKNMRLKSSDLNSRSSELKEFADWILSIGDGSQGSRSNTGEKVVIPDDILVSDWVDPIEAICRVTYPESFSGRNIDQQIEDRAILAPTLQLVDEINNYMMSLNPAEAQTYLSSDKACPTEPNNDLLASIHTPELLNTIKCSGVPNHELTLKVGTPIMLLRNIDHSAGLCNGTRLVVTKLGKHIIEARTCAGKNKGQKVFIPRMTLSPSDHRIPFKFQRRQFPIMVSYAMTINKSQGQSLSKVGLILKKPVFTHGQLYVAISRVTNKEGLKILLCHDDDQKKETENVVFKEVFRNIC is encoded by the exons ATGGCAGGGACTTTGTCATCAACATTATTATCGGTTGACTGGAGTCAGCCAGTTGATGATATGCAATGCAACAAAGGGGTTCAGATTAGCTCTAGCAGTACCATTGGCAACTTTAGGTATTTTACCGAGAATAACAATCTACAAAACGATGAGATCCGGGAAAGCTTGGCAACAAAACCATATGTTCTAGCAGATATAACTAACACAG ATACTGCAAGACATGCTAGGATGGAACGAGCTAACAAGCTAGCCAAGAAAAAACAACGTGCAATAGAACATATACCTCAAG CGGCAAATTCAGCTATAGATTGTGTCATCACAGGGAATGTAACAGCTACTCTAGCAGATTGCACACTCTATCCAAGTATTGTTATGCAAACCATGAAGAGGGATGAATACAGTAACTTACAAAACAACCAAAAATGGATATTGTTGCCATCAAATCTAACAACACAAGACAATTTAAGAAGTATAG ACAATGCTAGGCATGCTAGGATGGAACGAGCGAACAAGCTAGCAAAGAAAAGACAATATATGGGAACGTCTTCCCCACAAG TTGAGTTGGTTAACATTCAGAAGCAAAGGTTGATTGTGAATAAGGAAAACAACATATGTTCAAATGAAAATCAAGTGAATTGTGCTCCCAGAAATGGCCCATTTAAAG GTGGAAGGGCTTCAACAAGGGATGCTAGAGTTGCCAGTTGTAAGGAGCAGGCAAGCAAGG AGTATTTGCACATGGGAGATGCAATGTATATATGCGAACACTGCTTTGCCCTTTTTTGGTACGATGAAAGGATAAACAAAAGTTATAACACAGACCAACCAAAATTTACGATGTGTTGTAAAGGAGGTCAAGTCCAACTGCCACACCTACCAGAAGCACCAAAAGTTTTGTATGAGTTGTTGTTCAATAATAACCCCAAGAGCAAGCATTTTCGTGATAACATCAGGTCATATAATAGCATGTTTCAATTCACTTCAATGGGTGCCAAAATAGACCGCGGTATAAATACTTCTAGAGGTCCACCTACATTCATTCTTTGTGGCGAAAACTACCATCTAATAGGTAGCCTAATTCCACCAGAAGGGAATAATGCGAAATTTGCCCAATTATACATAGTTGATTCACAAAATGAGGTGCACAACCGGATGTCAGCTATCAG GGGTGAAGATAACAAAAACATAGATGAAGACATTGTAAGAGATCTTAAGAAGATGCTGGATGAAAAGAATGTGTTGGTGAAGGCATTCCGCATGGTTAGGGATTCAATGGGCAAAGAATCAAATTCAACAATTAAACTTAGACTATTGGGAAAAAGGGGAAAGGATGGTAGAAGATATAACTTACCATCAACAGATGAGGTTGCTGCATTGATTGTCGGTGATTTTGACATTGACAAGACAGACAGAGACATTGTTGTGGAGACACAGAGCGAAAGATTACAAAGGATTAATCAACTCAATCCAGCATATCTGGGATTACAATATCCCCTGCTATTTCCTTATGGCGAGGATGGATACAAGGAAGATATACCGCTAAACAAAAGACACCATAACCGTGGTAAAGGACGACAGGAGGTGTCGATGAGAGAATTTTTTGCTTTTCGTATACAAGAAAGACTAGCCGACGGATCTCCACTGTTATACTCAAGAAGACTCTTTCAACAGTTTTTGGTTGATGGGTACTCCATGATTGAGTCATCAAGGCTAAACTACATACGCAGTGACCAAGAGAAATTAAGGTGTGAGATGTACAAGGGAGTAAAGGAAGCAGTACTGAATGGAGAAACAACGCCGTCATCATGTGGCAAGCGTATAATATTGCCTTCGTCATTCACAGGTGGACCAAGATACATGATACAAAACTATCAGGATGCAATGGCAATATGTAAGGTTGTTGGTTATCCAGACCTCTTCATAACCTTCACGTGCAATCCGAAGTGGCCTGAGGTTGAAGACTTTTTGAACAATAGAGAACTGAATCCACAAGATCGACCCGACATTATTTGTAGGGTTTTCAAGGCAAAATTAGATACACTAATTAAAGATGTACGAGCAAACAAAGTTTTTGGTAGAGTTGCTGCAG TGGTATACACAATCGAATTCCAGAAACGTGGGTTACCACATGCACACATTCTACTATTCTTACACAAGGATGACAAATTTCCCACTGCCGAAGATATTGATAAGATTATATCAGCTGAGATACCCGATAAAAAGATAGACCCGGAATACTTTGATGCAGTCGAAAAGCACATGATGCACGGTCCATGTGGAGTGGCAAGGAAAGATTCACCATGTATGGAAAATTCTAAATGCATTCGACACTTCCCTAAGAAGTTTGTTGAGAATACTACTATCGACGATGATGGGTACCCGGTATACCGACGAAGAGAAGATGGAAAGACTATCAACAAATCAGGAGTCGATCTTGACAATCGTTATGTTGTACCACACAATAGGTTTCTACTCATGAGATATGGTGCCCATATTAATGTTGAGTGGTGTAACCAGTCAAGATCTATTAAGTATTTGTTCAAATATGTGAACAAAGGTCATGACCGTGTAACGGCTTCATTTTATAAAAGTGCTGCAGACAAAGAGAACATGGATGACTATGATGAAGTCAGTATGTACTATGATTGCAGGTATATTTCTCCGTGTGAAGCTGCTTGGAGGATCTTTGGTTACAACATACACTACAGGGATCCCTCGGTTGTTCGTCTAGGATTTCACTTACCCGATGAACAAAACTTGATCTTTAAAGATAATGAAAAGCTCGATGATGTGATCCGAGAAGCATCTGTTAAGGAGTCTATGTTTCTCGGTTGGTTTCAAGCCAACAAGATCTACTCAGAAGCAAGGTCGCTCACTTTTGCAGAATTTCCTACACATTTTGTGTGGAAGGCAAAGGAAAGGGTGTGGTTGCCTCGGAAGAGCCATGCTGTAATTGGAAGAATCTTCTTTGTGCCTCCTGGATCTGGTGAGAGATATTACCTAAGGCTACTACTCAATTGCGTTAGGGGACCAACTTGCTATGAAGACATTCGAACTATAGACGGTGTTGTATACTCATCATTCAAAGATGCATGTTATGCACGTGGTCTTTTAGATGATGATAAGGAATATGTTGAAGCAATAGTGGAAGCAAGTTATTGGGGCTCAG AGTTAATCCTCACAGAGGCCGAGATCAAAGATTTGACCCTAATGGAGATTGAGAATATACTTAACAAATACAACAAAAGTCTGAAAGATTTTCCACCAATGCCAATGCCAGATACAAACCAATGTAACAATTTATTGTATCCCAATGGCATGAATAGGTTAATTTGCGATGAACTCAGATATGATCGGCAAAAACTAGCTGCAGAGCATGTAACCTACTTAGGACTATTAACTGATGAACAAAAAGAAGTATATAACAAAGTCATCACTGCAGTTCAAACCGGCAAAGGTGGAGTATTTTTCCTTTATGGGTACGGTGGGACAGGAAAAACATTTGTTTGGAAGACACTAGCTTCTGCATTGAGGTCTAGATCACATATTGTTCTAACAGTTGCATCTAGCGGGATAGCATCACTTTTGTTGCCTGGAGGCAGGACAGCTCACTCACGTTTCGCAATACCGCTTAACATAGATGAATTCTCAACATGCAATATTAAGCAAGGGAGTGCACTAGCTGAGCTTTTGATTAAGACAAAGTTGATAATTTGGGATGAGGCACCTATGGTAAATAGATTCTGTATTGAAGCTCTTGATAGGACCATGCGTGACATATTAAGGTTCAATAACAAAGATAGCTTGGAGCAGCCATTTGGAGGCAAGACAATTGTTTTTGGGGGAGATTTTCGCCAAATACTTCCAGTCATCCCGAAAGGGTCTAGGCAAGAAATAGTCAATGCCACTATCAACTCATCATACTTGTGGGATGACTGCAAGCTTTTGACACTTTCAAAGAACATGCGCTTAAAATCAAGTGATTTAAATTCAAGGTCATCTGAGTTGAAAGAATTTGCTGATTGGATACTCAGTATTGGTGATGGCAGCCAAGGGTCACGATCGAATACAGGTGAAAAGGTTGTCATTCCCGATGACATATTGGTTTCCGATTGGGTAGACCCAATTGAAGCAATATGTAGAGTAACTTATCCTGAAAGCTTTTCAGGAAGAAATATTGACCAACAGATTGAAGATCGAGCTATCCTTGCACCAACACTACAGTTAGTTGATGAGATCAACAACTACATGATGAGTTTAAATCCGGCTGAAGCGCAAACATATTTGAGCTCTGATAAGGCATGTCCCACAGAGCCTAATAACGATTTATTGGCTTCAATACACACTCCTGAACTCCTAAACACAATCAAGTGCTCAGGTGTCCCTAACCATGAGTTAACACTAAAAGTTGGAACACCAATTATGCTGTTAAGAAACATTGACCACTCCGCAGGATTGTGCAATGGAACACGATTGGTTGTTACTAAACTTGGAAAACACATAATTGAAGCACGAACGTGTGCGGGCAAGAATAAGGGGCAGAAAGTGTTTATACCAAGGATGACACTAAGTCCTTCTGACCATCGAATACCATTCAAATTCCAACGGAGACAATTTCCTATTATGGTTTCATACGCGATGACTATAAACAAGAGCCAAGGTCAGTCATTATCAAAGGTTGGGTTAATATTGAAGAAACCCGTATTCACACATGGCCAGCTCTATGTTGCTATCTCCAGGGTGACAAATAAGGAAGGACTCAAGATTTTGTTGTGTCATGATGATGATcaaaagaaagaaacagagaaTGTCGTTTTCAAAGAAGTATTCAGAAACATATGTTGA